CAGATAAAGAGGGGCCAGTCGAAATGCGCCCGCAGCTTGCTCAATCCGCTCACGGCGATCCCCCGGCGCGCCGCTCAGCGGTCGGCGGCGCAGACGCAGAGCTCGGCGCAGCGGCCGCCTTGCTGAAGTAACTGCGCACGATCTCCATCGCGACGGGGGCCGCCACCTTCGCGGCCTGCCCGCCGTGCTCGATCAGCACCGCGACGGCGATCTGCGGCCGCTCGACCGGCGCATAGGCCGCGAACCAGGAGTGGTCCTCGAGCGCGTGCGCCGTGGCGAAGCCGCGGCGGATCACCTGGGCAGTCCCGGTCTTTCCCGCGACGGAGAGCCCCTCGAGGCGCGCGTCATGGCCAGTCCCCTTCGGGTCGGCAACGACCGCCACCAAGGCCGCGCGTAGGCGCTGCAGCGTCTCGGGACGCAGGTTGATCGCGCGACGAAGCCGCGGAATAAAGGGCTGCAAGACCTCGCCCGTCGGCGTCTCGATCCGCTCGACGATCTGCGGCGCGTAGAGGCGGCCGCCGTTGGCCAGCGCCGCGTAGAGCGCCGCCACCTGGATCGGCGTCACCTTGACGCTGCCCTGGCCGATCGCAGCGTTGAGCGTGAACCCGAGCCGGAAGGGCCGCCCGCGCTCCGCGTACCAGGCCTTCGTGGGAATCAGCCCACCCACCTCGCCGTTCAAGCCGACGCCGGTCGTCGCGCCCAGACCGAAGAGGCGCGCGTAGTTTGCCAAGCGGTCGAGCCCGACGCGCTCCGCCAGCAGGTAGAAGTAAACGTTGCATGACTCGGCCAGCGCCCGATGGAGATCGACCTTGCCGTGGGTGTGACTGCAGCGAAACGAGCGCCGGCCAAAGCTGTGCACGCCCTTGCAGGTGATGTGTTCGTCCCAGGTCGCGAGGTGATCCTCGACGGCGGCGGTCGCCGTCACCACCTTGAAGATCGACCCAGGGAAGTAGTTCTCGCGGAAGACCTTGTCGAGCAAGGGGCGCCGCGGATCGTCGAGCAACTCGCGTGCTTGGCGCGGCGTCAGCCGCCCGGTCAGCACGTTGGCGTCGAATGCGGGATGCGAGGCGGTGGCCAGCACCCGGCCCGTCTCGACCTCCAGCACCACCGCCGCGCCCGAGGCATAGCGGCGCAGAGCGCGCTCGACGCGCCGCTGCAGCTCGAGGTCGATCGTCAGGACGAGCGTATTCCCTGCCTGCGGCGCCACGCGCTGCGGCTGGCCGCCGAGCAGAGCGCCGGCCCACGGCTCGTGTCGTCGACGACCATGCGCGTCGACGATGACCCGCTCCACGCCCGTCAAACCGCGCAGCTGGTCCTCAAAGAGCCGTTCGACGCCGTAGCGCCCGACGAGCTGCCCCGCGTGGTAACGCCCGCGCGTATCGCGCGCCAGATCATCCGCAGTCACCTCGCTCATGTAGCCCAGGAGGTGCGCCGCCACCGCGCCATGCAAATAGTGGCGCTGGGCGACGGCCACCGCGTCGAAGGCGGGCACGTCGGTCTTCAGCATCTCGAGCTGCGCGAGCTGATCGCGATCGATGTCGCGCAGCAGCAGCAGGCGCTGATTGCGGCGCGTCGCGCGCGCCGCGGCCACGCGCCGCCGCACCACCCGCGCGCGCTCCGGGTCGATTCCGAGGGCGCGCACGAAGCGCTCGAGGGCGCGATCGTCGACGAAGCGGGGCGCGGCGTAGACGTCGAACGATGGGCGCACACCGACCAGCAGGCGCCGCGAACGGTCGAAGATCGCACCCCGGGCCGCCGCGATCGTCCTCTCCTGGAGGTAATTATCGGCGGCCGCCGCGCGGAACGCCGCCCCGCGCGCGACCTGCAACTGCCAGAGCCGCCCGATCAGCACGCCAAAGACGAGCAAGACGAAGACCACCAGGTAGGCGTAGCGTCGCTGCAGCTCCGGTATGTGGACAGGCGTGGCCAAGCAGCGACTCCTAGCGCAACCCCGACCGGGCACCGGGCAGCGCCTCGCGCCCGGCCAAGGCCTGATCGATCCGCGCCAGCGCCCGCAGCAGCGGCGCGGCCGCTGCTGCCGTGAGCAGCGTCTGGGCCAGCAGCAGCAGCAGCCAGGAGCCACTCGGTGCCGCGCGCCAGAGCACGCTGCGCAACAAGGTGCCCACGATCCCCGCGTAAAGCGCGGCGGCGCCGCCGACGATCGCGTAGGAGAGCGCACCGCCGAGATAGAGCTTGCGCGCCAGGCCGCGCCCAAAGAGATAGACCGCCGCCAGCGCCAGCGCCTGTAGACCGGCCGGGGTCCCGGCCAGCAGATCGGCCAGGTAGCCCAGGCCCACGGTGACGCCGACGCCGGCGGGATCGAACCAGCCCCCCGCGCGACTGATCGCGGCGCCGCGCGGGGCAGCCGCGGGCGCGGCCGTCAGCGACACATGCAGCACGATCAGCGTCGCCACATCGCAAGAGACGCGCGTCAAGCCGAAGAGCTGCAGCAGCGGACCGAGCAGCGTCAAGAGCACGAAGCCGATCGACCAAAACAACAGGACGCGGGTCACGGCGCCAATCCCCGCGCCGGAACGATCGCCGGCGCAGCTTCCCCGACCGCAGCGGGCGCCGGCGCCGCGATCACCAGCACCTCCTTGAGCTCGCCGAAGTCCATCGCCGGGGTGACGTCGACCTCGCGGTAGAGCCCACCCTCGTCGGGTCCAACCCGCGACACGCGCCCGACGACCAGCCCCTCGGGGAACAGCCCGGCGGCGCCGCTCGTCACCACCCAGTCGCCAGTCTTCACGGTCTCGCGCCGCAGGACGTAGTCGAGACGACAGCGATAGCCGTCGCTGCCATCCGCGCCGCGCAGGAGCCCTCGCGCCCCGCTCCGGCTCAGGACGACGTCGACGGCGCTCTTGGGGTCGACGAGGAGCGTCACCTCGGCGTAGTCACCGAAGACGCGGCCCACGCGACCGACGACGCCTTGATCGGTCACCACCGGCATCCCGCGCCGCAGCAACTCGCCGCCACGGTCGACATAGAGCCGCAGCGCCCGCGCGAAGGCCGAGGGCGGCCTGCCTATCACGCGCGCCGACACGGTCTCCAAGCCGCGGCGCTGGCGAAAGGCCAGCAGCCGTTCATAGCGGGCCGCGATGCGCAGCTCGCGCCGCGCCTGCTGGAGGCCGAAGCGCAGCTGCTGCCGCTCGGCGCGGAGCGCTTCGTTCTCGCCCTCGACGTGCACCAGGAAGAAGTAGCGCCGCCACCAGCGCTGCACGCCTTCCGCGGAAGACGCTACGGCGCGCTCCAGCGGGCCCGCCGCGCGCAAGAGCAACCGGTCGAAGCCATTGAGTTCGCCGGGGGCGCGCAGCTGCGCGCGCAGCAGCAACAGCGGCAAGCCTACCAGCAGCAGCGCCAACAGCAGGTCGCGCCAGCGCCGCGGTAGCATCAGAGTCGACATCGACGCCCTCTCGTCGGGTCAGCGAGCGACTGGCGAGCCGCCCCTGACTGGCGTGCAGCGGCGGCAGGGCGGGCTACGCCCTCGCGCAGTCGGTTAGCGCGCGTCGTCGCCCGATCGCCGCAAGCTCAATGACCCGATCGCCGCAAGCTCAATGGATCGCCACCTCGCGCAAGAGCTTTAGCTCGTCGAGCGCGCGACCCGAACCGAGCGCCACGGCGCATTCCGGGTTGTCGGAGAGCATTACGGGCAGCCCCGTCTCCTCGCGAATCAGCACGTCGAGGTTGCGCAGCTGCGAGCCACCACCGGTCAGCACGATTCCCTTATCGACGATGTCGGCGGAGAGCTCCGGAGGCGTCCGCTCGAGCACCACCCGAACCGCGTCGACGATCGCGTTGATCGGCTCCGCCAACGCCTCGCGGATCTCGTCGGAGTTGGTCGTGATCGTCTTGGGTACCCCGGCGACGAGGTCGCGCCCCTTGACCTCCATCGTCAGCAGCTCATCGGGTGGGTAGGCGTTGCCGATCGTCTTCTTGATCTGCTCGGCCGTGCGCTCGCCAATCAGGAGGTTGTACTTGCGCTTGATGTACTGAGCGATCGCCTCATCCATCTTGTCGCCGGCGACGCGCAGCGATCGCGCATAGACGATGCCGGCCAGCGAGATGATCGCGACCTCCGTCGTGCCACCCCCGATGTCGACGATCATATTGCCGCTCGGCTCGGTGATCGGCAGCCCAGCACCGATCGCGGCGGCCATCGGCTCCTCGATCAGGTAGACTTCGCGCGCGCTGGCCGCCAGCGCCGAATCGCGCACCGCGCGCTTCTCCACCTCGGTGATGCCGGATGGCACGCAGATGATGATACGCGGTCGCACGAGCGTCTTGCGCTTATGCGCGCGGGTGATGAAATACCGTAGCATCGCTTCGGTGATCTCGAAGTCGGCGATCACGCCGTCCTTCATCGGTCGAATCGCCACGATGTTGCCAGGGGTCCGCCCCAGCATCTCCTTGGCCTCGTGCCCCACGGCGAGCACCCGACGTCCGCCGTTGCCATTCTTCTGCACGGCGACCACCGAGGGCTCGTGCGCGACGATGCCCCGATCCTTGACGTAGGTCAGCGTCGTGGCCGTGCCGAGGTCGATCGCCATGTCGTTGGAGAACAGGCCGTAGACCCAGTCGAGAAGCATGGCGCAGCCTGTCCGGGGAGAAGGGCCCCCACGTGGGAAGCAGCGCCCCGCCGACAAGATAGCCGCCAGGGCGCGTTGCTCATACACCAGCCCCTGCACGCTGACAAGCGCCGGCCGCTGCCGCCGGCCGCCGGCCCTATGGCCCTCCGGCCCGCGGTGAACCTGCAGCAGAATTTCGCGGCCAGGGCCGGCGTTGCAGCGCGTGGGGCCTTCTGTTAGGGTCCCGCGGAAACGCGGGGTTCATCGCTGGTCCATGCCCGCTTCGGCTGGCCGTTCAGCCCGCAGAACCGCCCTGAAGACCGCCCTCGAGGTGTCCGATGCTCGATAGAATGCGCAAGCATTCGCGCTCCTTCATCATCTACATCTTCTTTGGCATCATCATCGGCGTCTTCGTCGTCAACTTCGGTCCGCAGTCGCAGGGCTGCGTAGCCGACACGACCCACGCGGGTGCGGTCGCCGGCCGGGCGATTACGATCAACGACATCAGCTATGCGATGGCGGTGGCGGGATTGCCCAGCTCGGGTCTCGCGGAGGACCAGGTCGCGATGCTGCGGGCGTTGATCTTGGATCGCTACGTGGTGCGCGAGCTGATGGCCGAGCGAGCGATCGAGCTCGGGCTGCGCGTCCCGGACGCCGAGATCGAGGATATGCTGCTGGCCGGGCGCTACCTCGCGCTGGGCCAACAGCAGCCGCTCGTCCGCGGCGACAGCGGCGGCTTCGACTACGACCTGTTTTCGCGCTACGTGCGCTATAACTGGGGCATCACCGTCAAGAAGTTCAAGGAGGAGCAGCGCCGCGAGCTCTTGGCGCACAAGCTGAGACAGCTGCTCGACGGCGCCGTTGGCGTGGCCCCCAGCGAGGTGCAGAACGACTTCGTGCAGCGCCAGACGCAGGTTCAGCTGCAGTACGTGCGCTTCGCCCCGAGCGAGCTGCGCGAGCGCGTGCGCTTGACCACTGCCCAGCTCGACGCCTTCGCCGCGACGCACCAGCAGGCGCTGAGAAAGTACTACGAGGTCAATCGGACGGCCTTCACTGGCCTGCCGCAGCAGGTGCTGGTCCGCGCCCTCGCCCTCCGGGCCGCCATCGGTGGGGATCGCCAGGCCGCCCAAGCGGCGGCCGCGCGCCTGCTGGCGAAGGCCCGCGCAGGGGCGGACCTCGGGGCGCTGGCGCGCGAGGCCTCGACAGACGCCAGCGCTGGCGTCGACGGGCTGCTCGGTTGGCGCAACAGCGCCGCGCCGGCGATTGCGCCGGCCGTCGATGCCGCGCTGCAGCAGCTCAAGGACGGCGAGCTCTCCCAGGTGATCGTCGCCGGCGAACGGCTCTATATCGTGCGCATCGAAGGTCGCCGCAGCGGCGACGTGCCGCTGGCCAAGGCCGAGCGCGAGATCGCGCTCGAGCTGGCGCGCGACGAGGGCGCCCGCGCCCTAGCCAACGAGCTCGCCAACAGCTTCCTCGCCCGGATCAAGCGGGGCGCCAAGCTGGAGCAGCTCTTCGTGGCCGCGCGCGACGAGGGCGCGACGACAGACGACGCGACGACGGACGAAGGGCCCGCGGGGGACGGCGGCGCTGCGGAGGCGCCGCCCTCCGCGACGGCGGCGGTCGCCGCTGCCGGAGACAGCGCCGGCGCCGGCAGCCCCGGGCCTGACGATCGCCGCTTTGAGCTGAGGACCTCGAGCCTCTTCATGCGCAGCCCTGATCACACCATTCCCGGCATCGGCGCCTCTGGGGAGCTCAGCGAGGCGGTCTTCCGCCTGCAGCGCGGTGAGGTGGCGGATCGCCCCTTCGCCGTCGGTCCCATGGTCTATCTCGTGGCCCTCAAGGACCGCCGAGAGGCTGACATGCAGGAGTGGGCCGAGCGCCGACAAGAACTGACGCGCTCGTACCAGGACGCGAAGGCGCAGGAGCTCGTGCGGCACGTCGAACAGGACCTCTGCCAGCGGGCGCTCGAGCGCAAGCGCGTGAACATCGATCCGCGTATCCTCGCGCGGCCGGCGGCTGAGGGTGAGGCGAAAGACAAGAGCGCCGACTACGTCCCCTGCCGCACCCTGCAGGCCGCGGGGGCGATGCTCTAGGCGCGGACGGCGCACCGCAGGGAATGGATCGCAGCGCGCGCCGCGCGGAATCGACCGCCGCGGGTCCGAGCCCGATCAGTCCTGCCCGGCGGCCCCGCCGTCCAGCTGGCGATCCAGATGGCGGTCGAGCAGCCGCCCCACGCCCGGCACGGCGGCCAAGACGTGCGCCTTGCCCTTCGGCCTCAGCTTCTGGTAGGCGCTGACCAGCCCCCGGTGACTCGAACGCTCGGCTCGGCGGTCCGTCACGGCCAACAGGCTCTCCGCCACCCGATCGCTGCGCGAGGTCAGATAGCGCTCGATCGACGCGGAGCCGCCCTCGCCTTGGAACTCGGCGTAGAAGGGCTCGAGCTGCGCGATGAACTCATCGAGCAGCGCCTCGACCAGCTCGTGGATCATCCGGGGCTTGAGCGCCTGCACGACGCTGAACACCGTCTTGACGGCAAAGCCGGTGATGCCGCTCTTGGCGCGCACCTCGCTCTCGACCAGACTGACGCAGTCATCGACGACGACGCCGCGCCGCTCCGGACTGGCGACCAGGGTAGCTAGCTGTTTCACTCCCACTTCTCCTTCTCTCTGTGGATCCGTCCGCTTTCGTCTGTCCTGCATTCCGTTAGCGCGCCACCGCGCGGCGCGCTCCGACGAAAGAACCCGCCCACGCGCGGCACCACGCCCTCGCTGGAGGCAGGGGGGCGCATGCTACGCCTGAAGCCCATCGGCGACAACGCCCGATCGGCGGCAACGCCCCCTCGGCGAGCGCCGCCGAAGCAGTCATCTGCAGGCACCGCTGCAGGCGCCGCGCGTGGCACTCCGCGGCTCGTTGCCACGGCGACCGGTGTGCTAGACTCCGCGCGTCTCAGAGGCGACAACGTGGCCGAACGTGGCCGAACGTGGCCGAACGTGGCCGAGGGTCCGTCCATGACTGAACCGAAGATTGATAGCAAACCTGGCGACAGGACGCGGCTCGCCGCGATTCCGCTGCGCAACATGGTGCTCTTCCCCGGCGTCGTTCAGCCAATCGACGTCGGACGCCCGCGCTCGATGGCGGTAGCAGAGCGCGTGGAAGCCCAGCACGGGCTGCGCATTGCGGTCGTCACCCAGCGCAGTCCCGAGGTCGATGAGCCGGCGCTGAGCGACATCTTTCCGATCGCCGTCGAGGCCGAGGTGCTGCGGGTGATGAAGGTGGCCGCCAACCGCGCCACCATCGTCGTCCGCGGCGTCCGCCGCCTCCGCGTGCATGAGCTCGATACGGCCGATGGGGCGCTGCACGCGCTCTGCGAGCCGCTGGTCGAGGTCCGGGCCGACGAGGTCGAGGCGCAAGGTCTGGCGATGGCCGTGCGCGACGCGGCCAAGCAGATCGTGGCGATCTCCCCGGACATCCCCGATGAGGCCGGCGCCCTGCTCGATCAGATCCGCGACCCGGCACGGATGGGCGACGTGGCTGCTGCCAACATCGAGGGCACCACCGCGGAGAAGATGGAGCTGCTCGAGCTCCTCGACGTGCCGCAACGGCTGCGCGAGGTGCTGACCCGGCTGCAGCGGGCGCTCGAGACCTACCGCGTCAAGGAGCACATCGACTCGCACGTGCGCGCGGAGATGGGTCGCCACCAGCGCGAGGCGGTGCTGCGTCAGCGGCTGCGGGCGATCCAGGAAGAGCTCGGCGACGCCGATGACGATGACGGGAGCGCCGAGTTCGAGGAGCGCCTCCGCGCGATCGAGATGCCGGCCGAGGTGCGGGAGGTCGCCGAGAAGCAGGTCGTGCGCATGCGACAGATTCCGACGCAGTCGCCGGAGCACACCGTGGCGCGCACCTATCTCGAGTGGCTCGTCGAGCTCCCCTGGAGCACGATGACGCCCGACGACCTCGATCTCGATCACGCGCGACGCATTCTCGACGAGGATCACTATGGCCTCGATCGCGTGAAGAAGCGCATCGTGGAATATCTCGCCGTGCGCAAGCTCAAGCCGGACAAGAAGGGGCCGATTCTCTGTCTGGTCGGCCCTCCCGGCGTGGGGAAGACCTCGACCGGGCGCAGCGTCGCGCGCGCGCTCGGCCGCAAGTTCGTGCGGGCCTCGCTCGGCGGCGTGCGTGACGAAGCGGAGATCCGCGGGCACCGGCGCACCTACGTTGGCGCGCTGCCGGGGAGAATCATCCAGGGCATTCGGCGCGCGGGCACCCGCAACCCTGTCTTCGTGCTCGATGAGATCGACAAGCTCGGTCGCGACTTCCGCGGCGATCCCTCGTCCGCGCTGCTCGAGGTGCTCGACCCCGAACAGAACGACACCTTCTCGGACCACTTCCTCGAGGTGCCCTTCGATCTGTCGCAGGTGCTCTTCTTCGCCACCGCCAACGAGATTGACCCGATTCCACCGGCACTGAAGGATCGCCTCGAGGTGATCGACCTGCCTGGCTACACGCGCAACGAGAAGCTGCACATCGCTCGCCGCCACTTGATCCCCAAACAGCTCGAGGAGCATGGGCTCGCCGCGACCCTGCTACAGCACTCGGCGGGCGGCGCCACTGCAGCGAGCGCTACAGCGAGCGCTGCGGCAAGCGCTACAGCGAGCGAGGCACCACCGGCTGCAGCAGCGAGCGAGGCGACGACCGAGGGCAGCGTGGCGCTGACCGTGCTGGAGGACACCACGGTGCTCCACGTCGCGGACCACTACACGCGCGAAGCGGGCGTGCGCAACCTCGAACGTGAGCTGGCCTCGATTTGCCGCGGTCTGGCCGTGCGGGTGGCCTCGGATCGCGAGCTGCCGAGCACCGTCACGCCGCAACACCTGCTGGAGCTGCTCGGACCGGTCAAGTACTACCCCGAGGCGGCCGAGCGCACCGAGATCACCGGCGTCGCCACCGGACTGGCCTGGACGTCCTCCGGCGGCGAGCTGATGTTCGTCGAGGCCACCCGCATGCCGGGCAAGGGCAAGCTGATTCTCACCGGTCAGCTTGGCGAGGTGATGCAAGAGTCGGCCCAGGCCGCGCTGAGCTACGCCCGAACCAAGGCGGTCGAGCTCGGCCTCGAGGTCGATTTCTTTGCCGAGTCGGATCTCCACCTCCACGTGCCAGCCGGCGGCATCAAGAAGGACGGGCCCTCCGCTGGGATGACGATGGTGGCCGCGCTGGTCTCGCTGCTCTCCGGCCGGCGCGTGCGCGACGACCTGGCGATGACCGGTGAGATCTCGCTGCGCGGCACCGTGATGCCGGTCGGGGGCGTCAAGGAGAAGGTGCTCGCGGCGCATCGCGCGGGCTTGCGCCGGGTGCTGCTGCCGGAGCGCAACCGGAAGGACCTGATCGACGTCCCCAAGGAAATCCAAGTCGAGATGGAGCTGCTCTTCGTCAACGACATCGCGCAGGCCCTGGCCCTCGCCCTCGAGGCCACGCCGCGGACGCCGCGCAAGAAGCGCAGCCGCGATCCGGTCGTCCCTGACACCGCCGCGCACTCGGCCGCCTGAGCGCCGTCCCCGTCGGCAAGAGCTGTGGCGGCCGGGTCTCGCCGATCATCTGCCGCCACCTGGACAAGGAGTGAATCGTGACTCGAACGCTACGCTACCTGCTTCCAGCGCTCGCGTGCAGCCTCGGTGGCTGTGTCGGCCCGCAGGAAACGCTGCTGATCTTCATCGTGGTGATCCTGCTCTTTGGCGCCTCGCGCTTGCCCCAACTGGGACGGGCCTTGGGCGAGACGCTGCGCGCCTTCCGCAGCGCGGCGGGCGGCGGGGAAGACGATGAGCAGGCGCGCGCGGAGCAGGCACGCCTCAGCGCCAGTCGCAAGGCCACCCCGATCGAAGGTGCGAGCGCCCGGCCCATCGAGGACGCGCGAGCGGACGCGCGCGAGGACGTACGAGCGGAAGGCGCTGGGCAAACGCGCCCGCGCGACGATCGTCGCGACTAGCCCGCGTCGCCAACCACGCCGCTTGCCTCGCGCGCTGGGCTGCTAACGCAGAGCCTCGGCTAGCGCAGAGCCTCGGCGATGCGAACGATGCGCGGCAACAGCGCTTCGAGCTGGTCCAGCGAGAGCATGCGCCGGTCGTCTGAGCGAGCGTTGGCCGGGTCGGGGTGGCACTCCACGAAGAGCGCATCAGCTCCCGCCGCGACACCTGCGCAGGCCAGCGGCGCAATCTCACTCGGTTGATTCGACGCATGCCCGGCGTCGACGACCACGGGGCAACCGAGGGCCTGCAGCTCCCCGAGCCCCGCGAGATCGCAGACGAGCCGATCGTAGCCAAAGCTGGAGCCGCGCTCGGTGACGAGCACGGCCTGCGCCCCCGCGCCGCGCAGCTTTCCGACCGAGCCGGCCAACCCAACCGGCGACATGAACTGCCCCTTCTTCAGGTTGACGACCCGCCCCGCGGCGCCGACGGCCTCGAGCAGGCTGGTCTGCCGGCAAAGGAGCGCGGGCACCTGGAGCACCTCGACGACCTGCGCCGCGGCCGGCACGTCGCTCGGGCGATGCACGTCCGTGAGCAGCGGGCAGCCGAAGCGAGCCTTGATCGCGGCGAGGCTCGCCAGCCCGCGCTCGAGCCCAGGTCCACGATAGGCCTCGCCGATCGTGCGGTTGTCCTTCTCGTAGGACGACTTGAAGATCAGGGGCAGGCGCCGCGCAGCGGCCATCGCCACCAGGCGCTCGGCAGCGACGAACATGACGTCATCACTTTCGACGACGCAGAGGCCGGCGATCAACGCCAAGGGTTGACCGCGACCGATCGTCACGCCTGCCGCCACAGATACAGTGCTCATCGCGTAAGTTCTCCTCTGCCCGCGTCAACGGGCACAGCGAAAGCCGAGGTCGACATCGACGTAGTCCGGGGGGAAGTGCAGCCGGTTGCTCGTGCGCGGCAACGAGAAATAGGAGCAGCACGAGCCGCCGCGGACCACGCGAGTCTGCCGCCCGAGACCATCCGCCGCCTCGGCGCCCGGCCGCGGCTTGGCCGGACCACGCGGGTTGCGCACGACGCGCTGGTCATAGGGGCCATAGGCATCCGCGACCCACTCCCACACGTTCCCCGCCAGATCCAGCACCCCCTCCGGGCTCGCGCCGCGCGGATAGCTGCCGACGGCGACGACGTGTCCGGGGTTCTTCCCGGCGCAAAGACCATCGCCCGCGAAGTTGCCGAAGTTGGCCCGATCACAGCGCAGCGCGTCGCCCCAGGGGTAGACTCGTGGGGTGGAACCCCGGGCCGCGCGCTCCCACTCGGCCTCGGTCGGCAGGCGCCCGCCGCGCCACGCGCAGTAGGCGCTCGCATCTTCCCAGCTCACACCGACGACCGGCAGGTTCTCCCCCCGTGGCCCGTCGTAGACCTGCGGCGGCCGGCAGCGCCCGCTGCGCACACACCCCGCGTAGCGCCCGCGCGTGACCTCGAAGCGGTCGATCGCGAAGGCTTCGAGCCAGAGGCGTCGCGGCGGCCGCTCATCGGCGTCGCCCGTCGCGCTCCCGCGCACGAACCATCCGGAGGCGATCGGCACCCCCAAGGGGGGCGGGGCCGCGCGCGCGCGGGACGAAAAGAGCGCCGCGGCCGCCAGGGTCAGCATCGGCGCCCCCCAGCGAACCAGCCGCGCGGGGCGCACCGACCGCCACCTGACGCTTCTTTCCTCTGTCGCGAACATCGTGGCGTGGTTCTAGCGCAGATCGGCGCGGGGGAGCCAACGGCGCGTCGAGCCAACACCGAGCGCCCGTGCGGGAAGCGACGCGAAGCAGACCACCAAGGACACCCCGGCGCATCGTGACGCCAGGCGGCGGCGCCAAGCGCCACCCTCATCGAGGACGACCCAGCGGCTAAGCGTTCGATTCGACGCGCGAGCGCGCCCTCGTGGAGGGTCCCGCCGAGCGCGGCACGATGCTTGCTTCGCTGGGCTGAGGTCGGGGAAGACGCTGCAGCGCGCAGGCGCCCGGTTTGGCCATCGCAGGCGGCGCCGCCGCTCGCGGGCCGCCCCATCGCTGGGAGAGGACGCCATGACCGCTCGCCTGCTTCGACAACGACCGGCCTCGCTCCGCAGCGCCCTGCTGCTCTTCCTCTGGGCCGCGGCGGCCTGCGAAGGCCAGGATCCGGGTGATGGGCAAGGCTTTGAACCGGCGGGGGCAGCCGGATATCGACCCTCGCTGGCCTCGCCAGCGCCAGCGCCCTCCTACGGCGCGCAGGGTGGCGGCTACGCCCCGACGAGCAACTACTCGCCTGGAAGCAATTCCCTCGGCGCGGCAGATCCGGGCCCCGCACTCGGTGGCGCTTCGAGCGCTGTCGCGCCGCCAGCGGCCGCGCCCGCG
This genomic stretch from Pseudomonadota bacterium harbors:
- the mrdA gene encoding penicillin-binding protein 2, with translation MATPVHIPELQRRYAYLVVFVLLVFGVLIGRLWQLQVARGAAFRAAAADNYLQERTIAAARGAIFDRSRRLLVGVRPSFDVYAAPRFVDDRALERFVRALGIDPERARVVRRRVAAARATRRNQRLLLLRDIDRDQLAQLEMLKTDVPAFDAVAVAQRHYLHGAVAAHLLGYMSEVTADDLARDTRGRYHAGQLVGRYGVERLFEDQLRGLTGVERVIVDAHGRRRHEPWAGALLGGQPQRVAPQAGNTLVLTIDLELQRRVERALRRYASGAAVVLEVETGRVLATASHPAFDANVLTGRLTPRQARELLDDPRRPLLDKVFRENYFPGSIFKVVTATAAVEDHLATWDEHITCKGVHSFGRRSFRCSHTHGKVDLHRALAESCNVYFYLLAERVGLDRLANYARLFGLGATTGVGLNGEVGGLIPTKAWYAERGRPFRLGFTLNAAIGQGSVKVTPIQVAALYAALANGGRLYAPQIVERIETPTGEVLQPFIPRLRRAINLRPETLQRLRAALVAVVADPKGTGHDARLEGLSVAGKTGTAQVIRRGFATAHALEDHSWFAAYAPVERPQIAVAVLIEHGGQAAKVAAPVAMEIVRSYFSKAAAAPSSASAPPTAERRAGGSP
- a CDS encoding rod shape-determining protein MreC, which gives rise to MSTLMLPRRWRDLLLALLLVGLPLLLLRAQLRAPGELNGFDRLLLRAAGPLERAVASSAEGVQRWWRRYFFLVHVEGENEALRAERQQLRFGLQQARRELRIAARYERLLAFRQRRGLETVSARVIGRPPSAFARALRLYVDRGGELLRRGMPVVTDQGVVGRVGRVFGDYAEVTLLVDPKSAVDVVLSRSGARGLLRGADGSDGYRCRLDYVLRRETVKTGDWVVTSGAAGLFPEGLVVGRVSRVGPDEGGLYREVDVTPAMDFGELKEVLVIAAPAPAAVGEAAPAIVPARGLAP
- a CDS encoding rod shape-determining protein; translation: MLLDWVYGLFSNDMAIDLGTATTLTYVKDRGIVAHEPSVVAVQKNGNGGRRVLAVGHEAKEMLGRTPGNIVAIRPMKDGVIADFEITEAMLRYFITRAHKRKTLVRPRIIICVPSGITEVEKRAVRDSALAASAREVYLIEEPMAAAIGAGLPITEPSGNMIVDIGGGTTEVAIISLAGIVYARSLRVAGDKMDEAIAQYIKRKYNLLIGERTAEQIKKTIGNAYPPDELLTMEVKGRDLVAGVPKTITTNSDEIREALAEPINAIVDAVRVVLERTPPELSADIVDKGIVLTGGGSQLRNLDVLIREETGLPVMLSDNPECAVALGSGRALDELKLLREVAIH
- a CDS encoding SurA N-terminal domain-containing protein — its product is MLDRMRKHSRSFIIYIFFGIIIGVFVVNFGPQSQGCVADTTHAGAVAGRAITINDISYAMAVAGLPSSGLAEDQVAMLRALILDRYVVRELMAERAIELGLRVPDAEIEDMLLAGRYLALGQQQPLVRGDSGGFDYDLFSRYVRYNWGITVKKFKEEQRRELLAHKLRQLLDGAVGVAPSEVQNDFVQRQTQVQLQYVRFAPSELRERVRLTTAQLDAFAATHQQALRKYYEVNRTAFTGLPQQVLVRALALRAAIGGDRQAAQAAAARLLAKARAGADLGALAREASTDASAGVDGLLGWRNSAAPAIAPAVDAALQQLKDGELSQVIVAGERLYIVRIEGRRSGDVPLAKAEREIALELARDEGARALANELANSFLARIKRGAKLEQLFVAARDEGATTDDATTDEGPAGDGGAAEAPPSATAAVAAAGDSAGAGSPGPDDRRFELRTSSLFMRSPDHTIPGIGASGELSEAVFRLQRGEVADRPFAVGPMVYLVALKDRREADMQEWAERRQELTRSYQDAKAQELVRHVEQDLCQRALERKRVNIDPRILARPAAEGEAKDKSADYVPCRTLQAAGAML
- a CDS encoding LON peptidase substrate-binding domain-containing protein produces the protein MTEPKIDSKPGDRTRLAAIPLRNMVLFPGVVQPIDVGRPRSMAVAERVEAQHGLRIAVVTQRSPEVDEPALSDIFPIAVEAEVLRVMKVAANRATIVVRGVRRLRVHELDTADGALHALCEPLVEVRADEVEAQGLAMAVRDAAKQIVAISPDIPDEAGALLDQIRDPARMGDVAAANIEGTTAEKMELLELLDVPQRLREVLTRLQRALETYRVKEHIDSHVRAEMGRHQREAVLRQRLRAIQEELGDADDDDGSAEFEERLRAIEMPAEVREVAEKQVVRMRQIPTQSPEHTVARTYLEWLVELPWSTMTPDDLDLDHARRILDEDHYGLDRVKKRIVEYLAVRKLKPDKKGPILCLVGPPGVGKTSTGRSVARALGRKFVRASLGGVRDEAEIRGHRRTYVGALPGRIIQGIRRAGTRNPVFVLDEIDKLGRDFRGDPSSALLEVLDPEQNDTFSDHFLEVPFDLSQVLFFATANEIDPIPPALKDRLEVIDLPGYTRNEKLHIARRHLIPKQLEEHGLAATLLQHSAGGATAASATASAAASATASEAPPAAAASEATTEGSVALTVLEDTTVLHVADHYTREAGVRNLERELASICRGLAVRVASDRELPSTVTPQHLLELLGPVKYYPEAAERTEITGVATGLAWTSSGGELMFVEATRMPGKGKLILTGQLGEVMQESAQAALSYARTKAVELGLEVDFFAESDLHLHVPAGGIKKDGPSAGMTMVAALVSLLSGRRVRDDLAMTGEISLRGTVMPVGGVKEKVLAAHRAGLRRVLLPERNRKDLIDVPKEIQVEMELLFVNDIAQALALALEATPRTPRKKRSRDPVVPDTAAHSAA
- a CDS encoding twin-arginine translocase TatA/TatE family subunit, which produces MLPALACSLGGCVGPQETLLIFIVVILLFGASRLPQLGRALGETLRAFRSAAGGGEDDEQARAEQARLSASRKATPIEGASARPIEDARADAREDVRAEGAGQTRPRDDRRD